A genomic region of Penaeus vannamei isolate JL-2024 chromosome 42, ASM4276789v1, whole genome shotgun sequence contains the following coding sequences:
- the LOC113829798 gene encoding serine/threonine-protein kinase Chk2, translating into MDAFPNSQASTQGWRETQEVASQSEYELADIENVWGRLLSVRENVSVYNLSKNSYTFGRGDADHQFTRDHFDNSLLPAISKIHFRVSRETNIGNEVVLLEDLSCNGTFVNKKQVGRGKKVVLQNNDEISLAHANKKVFVFYDCLQNDDSNYPPQLTQLYTMSKKLGEGTFGEVRLAYKQDTLERCAVKILRKKGSQIVLNNINTINNEIKLLQSVDHPCIIRLQDVIDTPEKIYIVMELAEGGELFDRLASNRRLPESTVKFYFYQLALAVQYLHRKNITHRDIKPENVLLGSDEEFTRIKLTDFGLSKFAADASQMTTFCGTPTYIAPELLDFGPLSYTNRVDMWSLGVVLFVSLAGYPPFHADNDGMLRYRIKNAVYNFNHNCWQEVSEEAKDMIRKLLVSNPAERLDIEGALKHPWLQDTAMQRKALDLINQDSRLVSPQKKRALDDDGDDEGVDLIMPDSKTPKIQSPTFNKRL; encoded by the exons ATGGATGCTTTTCCTAACAGCCAAGCAAGCACGCAG gGCTGGCGCGAGACGCAGGAGGTGGCAAGCCAGTCAGAGTATGAATTGGCTGATATAGAGAATGTCTGGGGCCGACTACTCTCTGTCAGAGAAAATGTCTCAGTTTata ACTTGAGCAAGAACTCTTACACTTTTGGTAGAGGAGACGCTGACCACCAATTCACAAGGGACCATTTTGACAATTCACTTTTGCCGGCCATTTCAAAAATACACTTTCG AGTGAGTCGAGAGACCAATATCGGCAATGAAGTGGTCCTGCTGGAAGACCTGTCATGCAATGGTACTTTTGTCAACAAGAAGCAGgtcgggagagggaagaaggtcgTTCTGCAGAACAATGATGAGATCTCACTTGCACATGCCAATAAAAAAg TATTTGTGTTCTACGACTGCCTGCAAAACGACGACAGCAATTACCCCCCGCAGTTGACGCAGTTGTACACTATGTCGAAGAAATTGGGTGAAGGCACCTTCGGGGAAGTCAGATTGGCATACAAGCAg GACACTCTCGAACGCTGTGCTGTCAAAATCCTCAGGAAGAAAGGCAGTCAGATTGTCCTCAATAATATCAACACAATCAACAATGAAATCAAACTTCTGCAATCAGTGGACCAC CCATGCATCATCAGGCTTCAGGATGTGATCGATACTCCAGAAAAAATCTACATTGTGATGGAGCTTGCTGAGGGTGGGGAGCTGTTTGACAGGCTGGCCTCTAACCGCAGACTGCCTGAGTCGACTGTCAAATTTTACTTCTATCAGTTGGCACTCGCAGTTCAGTACCTGCACAGGAAGAACATCACACACAGGGATATTAAG ccAGAAAATGTCCTCCTCGGCTCAGATGAGGAATTCACGCGCATCAAGCTGACAGACTTTGGCCTGTCCAAGTTTGCTGCAGATGCCAGCCAGATGACCACCTTCTGTGGCACCCCAACTTACATAGCCCCAGAACTGCTGGATTTTGGTCCCTTGTCGTACACCAACcgtgtggacatgtggagccttGGAGTGGTGCTGTTTGTAAG cCTGGCTGGTTACCCCCCTTTCCACGCTGACAATGATGGCATGTTGCGCTACCGCATAAAGAACGCTGTCTACAACTTCAACCATAACTGCTGGCAAGAGGTGTCAGAGGAGGCTAAAGACATGATTCGCAAACTCCTAGTTAGCAACCCTGCGGAGAGGCTGGACATCGAGGGAGCGCTCAAACATCCTTGGTTACAG GACACAGCCATGCAGAGAAAGGCGCTGGACCTAATCAACCAAGACAGCCGGCTCGTCTCGCCCCAGAAGAAGAGAGCCCtagatgatgacggtgatgatgagggCGTCGACCTAATAATGCCTGACAGCAAAACACCAAAAATTCAGTCGCCAACGTTCAACAAGAGATTGTGA